Genomic segment of Maricaulis maris:
CCGCGCAGATGAAACCGTCAACCGTGCCTTCGGTCTGGTCCCAGATTTCCTGGGCGGTGGTCGCCGCGTGGAAATCGCGATTGGCGACATTGTCGAACTGGTTGGCCCAGATCGCGCCGTTCGGCTCGGTCTTGTCGAGCTCGGCGGCGAGGGTGCCGGAATAGCGGGCATAGTGGGCCGGATTCGCATAGGGCACGGCGTCGACCTCGATCAGTTCGGCACCGAGCAGCCGGATCGCGTCCTTTTTCTCCTTCGACTGGGTGCGCGGGAAGACGATCACGACCCGATAGCCCAGCGCAGCGCCGACAAGCGCCAGGCCGATACCGGTATTGCCCGCCGTGCCTTCCACGATCGTGCCGCCGGGCCGTAGGGCTCCGCTGGCTTCGGCGGCCCGGATGATTCCGAGGGCCGCGCGGTCCTTGATGGACCCGCCCGGATTGAGAAACTCGGCCTTGCCGAGGATTTCGCAGCCGGTCACGTCGGACGCCTTGTTCAGGCGCAGGAGCGGGGTGTGGCCAATCAGGTCGATAACGCTGCGGGCAGGGTGCACGGGCAAATCTCCGGGTCTTGGCTGGAATCCCGGCCGAATGCCGCGATCCCGAGTTTCGGGTGTCGCGGATGAGAGGGAAAATGGCAAGGGCTGCAATCCGGTTGCGAAAGCGCTACGTATCTTCACCATGACCCAAATCACATCGCTGCTTCGCCCCGCCTATCTGGCCCCCGCTTTTTCGGCCATCGTCACGCTGGTCCTCGGCACTGCTGCCGCTGCGGCGGAAGCGCCTCGGGATGTGGTCT
This window contains:
- a CDS encoding cysteine synthase A — encoded protein: MPVHPARSVIDLIGHTPLLRLNKASDVTGCEILGKAEFLNPGGSIKDRAALGIIRAAEASGALRPGGTIVEGTAGNTGIGLALVGAALGYRVVIVFPRTQSKEKKDAIRLLGAELIEVDAVPYANPAHYARYSGTLAAELDKTEPNGAIWANQFDNVANRDFHAATTAQEIWDQTEGTVDGFICAVGSGGTLGGVSNGLKARRESIQIGLADPGGAALYGFYHDGELKAEGTSITEGIGQSRITANLEGIKVDHAYRISDQEALPIIFDLTQHDGLCLGGSSGVNIAGAMHLARDLGPGHTIVTILCDHGARYQSKLYNPDFLREKGLPVPAWLD